DNA from Dama dama isolate Ldn47 chromosome 5, ASM3311817v1, whole genome shotgun sequence:
GTTAGGAAACTTACCATATGTTATATCCCTGGGTTTAGGTAgtatgaaaaaagcaaaaataaagtttttaaagtttagacttatctttatggtcttcatttggATGATACGTTTTTTTCCACAAAATTTTCTCTGGGGAAATGTTCAGAAAACCTTGGACCTTGGTCAGGTCTCCCCTGTCCTGGCCCCTTGCAAGCACTGCTGCTTGCCTGGTGTTAGGTGTTGATGCTGGGACCTGTGCTTCAATTGGAGAGCAGGCCCCTTCTGGATCACTTTCAAGTAGGGCAGCGGAGGGTAGAGTGGGCCCTGTCAGCTGTCATTGGATCAGCAGGAAACTGGGCTTGCCCTGAAGTTTCTACAGGCAAAGGCCAGCCTGTACACGGGGACGGGAACAACAGCAGGTCAGCAGTCTGCCTCAGGCTTACGGCCAACCTTCCATGGAGAAGGGTGAGTTTTCTGCATGTGGCCGTTCACTGCGGGTGGTGTGGCCCATGAGGCACAGAGCCTTGAGCACCTTTCCTGGGCACagtcctccccactccctccccatcccttgaCTTAAGTCACTTCATGATAGTTAATCAGACTTCCCAGATGgggccagtggtgaagaattttacctgccaatgcaggagtgggttccatccctggatcaggacgatCCCCCCTGGAAAAGCAAATGGCCCCCCACACCagtgagtattcttgcctggagaattccatgaacaaaggagcttgacaggctacagtccgtggggttgcaaataagccccaccccaggccctgatAGAACACAGCTGAGCTGAGTGCTCTTTGCACTCCCCAGCCTCTTCCTCACCCCATTGGTGGTCCTGCCTGCCTCAGCATTCCTTAGGGATGTCAGAGGCCCAGACCTCATCCAGCTGGGCCTGGCTTCTGGCCAGCAACTCCCACAAGCAAACCCACCTTCCACCTGTCTGCCTCAGGGTGAGGCTGGAGGAAGGAAGAACAGACCTTAGCTCAGGTTGCCAACCCAAATCATGCAGCACTCCCTGAGGGCTCATGTCCTTGGCCAGGTGGCCAGCCTCTGTACTCCCTTTTGGCCACAGGTCTAGGGACTGAGCAAGGCTTTGGGCCAAGGTGGGTGGGGGCAGCTGGAACAGCTTCAAGCTTATGCACAGAAGCTGAGCTGCAAGGAGGGGTCAGAGGCTGTCGTCCCTCCCGGGCCGGGGGGAGCAGTGCCTGCTCCCTGTGGTCAGGCTGACTGTCCAGCTGTCCCAGGCAGTGACGGATCCCGCCTTGACAACCATTGTTATTCCAGGCAGTCATGGGACTTCCATGTGAGGTGTCCCCACCTGAGCACTGCATGCAGTGTCCAGCAAGGGTGAGGACCATCACGCATGCCCAGGAGCAGCACGTCTCAGcttctgccctgagccagaggaccctccacccccatcccacctacCCCAATGcccttcctgtgggagaggggaAGAGGTGGTGCAGTCACCTCTGCTATCAGCAAGATGGAGTGGAGGCGGCGCTTCAGTGAGGCTGTGACTCCCGGAGGAGCTGTAAGGCCAGTGATGTGCAGAGGGTCGTGGTGAGGCAGTCAGGGTCTGGGGTCTTCTCTGATAGTTGGCAGCCCCTGTTGAGGAAGTTGCAGTTCTGGGACCATACACAGTGGAAGGGAGAGTGGCCTGAAAGGGAGGAGGCCGTCTCCCAGCCACCAGTCCCAGTGATGAGAGGGGGCGCTGGGCTGCAAGCTTGGGGCTGGCAGCCTTTGCTGAGAGGTGTGGGAGGGACTGCACACGTTCCCAGGGTGGTGGTGCCCGGGCTCTGTTAACCTCTACCCCCTACTCCCCCTCTTTTGGACACACTGGGCCCCAGGACCATTCCCATAAACTCTTCACTGCCTTAGCACTGAGCCAAGAGCACCAGGAAAGGGGACAGGATGGGGTTGGGTCCAAGGCCCAGCCTTCATGCAACCTGAGAGTCTGGCTGAGCCCGGGGGCCTCTCCCTGCTCAGTGCCCCATCTACGGCCAGTCTCGGTTCTCCTGCCCACCCATGGTGGCCTGGGCACTGGTCCTGCTGCAGTGCCTAGGGCGAGGTACAGGGAACGTCAGCTGCAGCTGCATTCCCTGCCTGGCCATCAGCCGGGTAGTCATCAGTCAGAGGGCAGGAACTTCAGGGACACAGTGGGGTTCACCAAATAAAGACGGGACCTGCACCTGGCCCCCTCTCAGCAGGGGCACTGGAGCCAGGGATGGACGAGAAGCTCCTGGCGCTCCAGAGGCAGGGCCTCTGGAGTcacgcctggcacacagcagagaCTCCAGGTGCCGGCCAACCCAATGGCCCTGGCAGCCCCACAGCACAGCTGGTTGGATTTGCTCCCAGCCCAGGTGGCAGTCAGTCAGGTTCCCAAGAGCTCTGCTTACTGGTCAGTCGacttccaaattgggaatgggGGCTCCAGGGGTCCAGGAGAGCTGCTACCCCTCCTGTTCCTTACCAAGAGGCTAAGTTTGGGATCTTCAGTTAGCAGATGTCACAGCAGGTCAGAGTGCTCCCGGGGACAGGGTGGTTGCTGAGAGAACAATCTCAGGGTCAGACAGACCCGGGTTCAAGGCCCAGCTGTCCCACTTGGATGAGTTCCTTGATCCATTTGGGCTTCTTTCCCTCAaccataaaatggagataaagcCAATGCCTACCGCATAGGCTTGTAAGGATTTAATAAAACAATCCGTGCAAAGTCTGGTGCCTTTTAAAAGATTTGACAACAAAAGTCTGGAGCACTGACCATTCAGAACAGGCACTGAACAACCAGTGCAGCCCCAGAGGCTGCATCTCAGTCCTGATACCAGGGCCCCCCACAAACTCGCTATCAGTATTATCAATACTATAGAAGTTGTCATCATCATGAAACAGAAGGGCAAAGGGGGCCCAAATCAGAAGATAGGTTAACCCTCtgggaacaacaacaaataagccTCCCAGAATCTGTGTGAGGGAGAGCCATCTGCTGAGAGCAAGTATTTTCAGAGACTATCTTGGGAGATGTGGACCCAAGCCCCACCAGGAAGTCAGTCTTGGGActtactggtggtccagtggctaagaccctgcactcccaatgcaggcggccGGGGCTTGAGCCTtagtgagggaactagatcctacagcCACAACTAAAGGAAGCCAGTCTTGTCTGTAATTGCAGTGGAGATGCCAGAGCTGCATGAAGCACAGAGACATTCACTGCATGAGGAAAGACCAGGTCTAGCAGTGAGGCCCCAAGGACTAAGAATTGAGCATATGGACAAGCAGAGGACAGACTTTGGGTAGCAGTGTCCCCTTTAAGGTGCCACCTTCCCCCCCAATCTTGTGACATTTGGCCAGGAAATGGGAGGGAGAGTCAAAGGTCAGAGGCAGACTTCCTTCTGAACAAATTTTATGTAACATGCTAGATAGCATTCAAACACTGATAGTAAACAGTTCTTGTAGATGAAATCAGTATTTCAGAGTCCAGTGTGAGCCAACAGGAGAACTCGACCTTGGGTCAAATTAAGGTTTTCCAGGAACGACTGAAACTATACAAAAGATGAAGATGggtgaaaagggcatcttttcaatcaaaataaaacaatggaaattaaaaaaaaaaaaatggtgtgagCTGCTTAGTGGTCAGAATTCCTCCTCTCTCTCAGAAAGCTCTTTCCTCCTCTGTCGGGACATTTATCTCAGTGAGGGACGAGGGTTAGATTGAGACTATCCCCTATCAGACAGTGAGAGCCAGAGGCTCTTATCTGGCCCATTGCTTGCAGGAGAGTCCAACAACGTATTAATGGATGACTGATAataacagcaaatatttattctgtGCTTACCAAGTGCCAGAGGCCGGGCTGGGCACTCTGTGAAGATGATCTCATTCACTTCCTCCTGAAACAGTCTGTCAGGAAGGAAACACCAGCCCCACGAGAtggatgagaaactgaggctcagagaggataaGTCATCTGACTCAGATATCACACTAGTAAGGACAGAGATTTGGGCTCAGAGTGGTTGGCCATCAGAGTTGAGGTGGGTAAATGATTCAAAGAGAAAGGGATCCTTGCTCCTACAAGGGGTCCTTACTCCCTACAAGGATGCATCTTTGCCTTGTATGGAGGCCAGGTTTGAGTTTACTTCCATTTCAACCAGCCCCAAGAACCACTCattgttttatcttgttttgttttacctATGCCAAAAAATGTCTGTGCTTTACTGGGAGTGAGtgagcgaaagtcgctcagtcatgtcggactctttgtgactccatggactagagcctgccaggctcctctgtccatgggattctccaggcaagaatactggagtgggttgccatgccctcctcccggggatcttcccaacctagggatcgaaccctggtctcctgcactgcaggcagattcttttaccgtctgagccaccagggaagctgaggaGTGCTCAAAAGGAGCAGGCCACCAGATGAAATTTGGAATtgcttttattcttgtttttttaaaaaaaatttattaagatGCAAtgcataaggacttccctggttgtccagcggctaagattccaagctcccaatgcagagggctcaGGTTCCTGTTCAGAGAACTAGATTCCCCAGGCTGCAATGAAGATTAAAGGTCCTACatgtcgcaactaagacccagaatagccaaataagttaaaaaaataaaaataaaaatgcacctATCATACAAGTTACCCATTTAAAGTGGTTTTAATGTATTCACAGATATGGCAACCATTACCACtgtaaattttataatattttcgtCACTACAAAGAGAAGTTGGTATTCTTACTTATCACCTCTTCTTCTCCCATTTCTCTCAGCCTCAAGCAACcagtaatctactttctgtctctttagATTTGCCTATTGGACATTTTTGATTGATATACAATTTGTAGTCTTTTGTAACTGGCGTCCCTCATTTACtatgttttcaaggctcatccatgctgtagcagttaccagaatttcattcttttcatagctaaatattccactgggacttccctgatggtgcagtggataagaatctgcctgccagtgcaggggacacaggtttgatccctggtccaggaagatcctacatcccacagagcaactaagcccgtgtgctacaactactgagcctgaactCCAGAGCCCTCGAGCTGCAATAAtgagcccacacgccctagagcctgtgtgctgcagcaggagaagccaccgctaagagaagcccacgcaccgcaactgAAGAGGAGCCCTCACTCTCTGCAGCTAGAGGAAGCCTGTTTGGGGCAGCGaaggcacagcacagccaaaaataaataatttaaaaaataggacaccttttgtttatccatttatcgcTTTCAGATCACTTCcacttccactttttggctaatgtgactagtgctgctgtgaacattggtacACAAGTTTTTGTGGGGACacatgttttcaattctcttcagTGTACATTGAGGAGTAAAGTTGCTTGGTCATACGATAACTCTACGATTAGCATTTTATGGCGCTGCTTAAtagttttacattcccatcagcagtgtatgaggTTTTTGATTtcaccacatcctcaccaacacttgttattttctgtctttaaaaaaaatttttagccaTCGTAATGAATGTGGAGTAGTATCTtgttgtggctttgatttgcctTCTctaaatgactaatgatgttgaacatcttttcatgtcttctttggaaaaatgttcaaatcttctgcccatttttttctagctttaaaaacttttctttattGATCCCCAGGACTTATCAGTAATCTTCTTCCCCACTCATTttaaggttgtcttttttcctattgtaagattttttttaaagactcagcacttcattttttatttatttatttttatttatttggttgtatgGAGTCTTAGTTTCGGCCCGTGGGAATTccgttgcatcatgtgggatctttcactgtgctgagcaagctccagagcgATCGCACTATGTAGTGAAATAGGAGGGAAAGGGACAGGacacaacctttgaaagaatgacacagCCAGAGGACATATACCGATAACATAAACCGATTAGAATCAAATggatccaagatggcagacaaatcAATTTCCACTAGACCTTGATTCTCAATCAGCATGCTAAATGACACAGCCAGAGGCTCCAGGACGGTTCACCAAAAactggcccaattcctggaaatcgcTATCCCTTCCCCCAAATAGTTGAAATAATATCCCACTCAGCCTATGAAATTATCCagtccataaaaactaaccatgccaCTTTTCAAAGCCACCGCACTTGACTTCTGTAATGGCCCATACTCTCTGTtaagtgtgtttctctctgatctgaataaatctacttcttacttatcactttgtctctcactgaattgtTTGTGCGATGAAAGATCAAGAACCTAAGCTTCATTAGGTCATGAAACCAGCTCtgtgatctcagttggaagacTCTGGGTTTTGGCCGTGTTCAAGCTGCAgccatgtgggttcaagtcccaggtGGGGTTTtgactgggtttgagtcccagcactAAGTcgactcactcatgtctgactctttgtgatcccatggactggagcccgccaggcttctctgtccacgggattctccaggcaagaatactggagtgggttgccatctccttctccagggttgaGTCCCAGTACATGGGTTTTAAGTCACAATATGAGGTAAACTGTTTCAACTGCAGCACAAGagcttcttccccccccccccccccttcatgtgggttcattggagaaggaaatggcaccccactccagtactcttgcctggaaaatcccatggatgtagaagcctggtaggctacaatccacgggtcgcaagagagtcggacaagactgagcgacttcacttttactttttatgtgGGTTCAtacaaggcggattcttaaccactggaccaccagggaaatcccttttaTACATTCTGATAACAAGTCCtttaaatatatgatttgcagctattttttccattctgtgagttgtcttttcacttttttgatggGGTCCTTAGATGTGCAAAAGTCTTTTACTTTGATGAAGTACAGtttgcctatttttcttttgttgcttgtgctctGGAGTCATATGTAAACAACCACTGACTAAGCCAACGTCCCAAAGGTTTACCCTTATGTTTACTTCTAGGAGTTTTCAGAGCTAACTTTTGAATGCTCTTGGGGCAACTTCTGAGCAGATCCCCAGCTACAGCCGGGGCCACAGCCCTCCACAAAACTCCCCTCCCTAATTTTAAACAGTCTGCTTATATTTCAGCCTTTCCCTTCCAAGGTTTCCTATGGAGTGTCCAACTGTGGACAAGCTTGAAGGTTTAGGATGCAGGTTGGTGAGAGAGGATGTCACATTCAGAACACCCGACTTTGGAACCAAGGTTCCTGACTGAGGAAGCACCTGCCTTGACAGCTGGGCCCATCACTGCCCACTACCACCCTCCTTACTGCCCCATTGCTAGGAGCTGGGACAGCGGGTCCACTCTAGGAAAGGAGCCTACAGAAAGTGACTCCACCAAACTCGGGCTGTCCTTCTCTCTATACTGATTGTCTGGCCACCCTCTTAGAGATTCCTGATCAGGGGTTGGTGACCTCTGCATGACTTTAGGACCTGGGAGAGCCCTTTGGGAGACCCAGGTGTGCTGGAGGCCAGCTCTGTAGCTCTGGCCGAGGTAGACGGCTGGGTGGATGGGTGTGACACAGGCCAAGGAAGGGCAGCTCAGATCTCCCGGTCCGACCAATCCCCGCCGCGGTGGGCTCCCAGCGATCCTTCCCGAAGCCCGCCGCCAGCCCGCCCCCTCGCCCGCGGCCGGAGGATTGGGCCGGcgcggcgggcggggcggggccgggccggcGCGGCCCGGTTTGGGGCGGTGCGAGCAGCTACTGTGAGCCGACGCCGTGCGGCCCCGCCCCAGCATCCCGCGCCTGCCGGACTGCGCCCGGCGGAGCCGCCGGGAGAGCGTCATGGCCGCTTCGGAGCAGCCCCAGGTCGGGGAGCTGCTGGCCAAGGCCCGGAGAGCCTTCCTGGAGGAGTTCGGGGCCGAGCCCGAGCTAGCCGTGTCTGCCCCGGGCCGCGTCAACCTCATCGGGGAACACACGGACTACAACCGGGGCCTGGTGCTGCCCATGGTGAGGGGCTGGGCGGGAGGCGCCCCGCGTGCACCGTTGCGCGGGCCGCTCCGAAGTTTCACTCCCGCCGCGTGTGGGGCCCGAGCACGTAGAGAGGCCCTCGGATGGGGCATTTCTCACGTCGGCAGGCAGGAAGGCGGGAATCCTCGAGGAAGTCGGCTGTGGACCGCTGATCCTCGCCATCTCCCTGGGAGCCTCCTCGCGGTGTGGGGGAATGCGGAAGCGGGGGCGCAGGGGTAGATCCGGGCGAAGTAAAGCCCTAAGCTCCTGGTCCAGCCCGTTCAATTCGCagaggaggctcagagagggctagagatctgcccaaggtcacaccgcGGCGATTGGACTGCCTTAGCCTGGGGCCGTGTCCATTCTCGGTGCAGCCTGGCAGGTTGAGTGAGTACAGTGCCTCTGAGGTTGCCTCCAAATGGGGAAGCGCCAAAAGGAgctcttctgttgttttccctgttgaactctctctctcccccttgcGTCACAGCCAGGAGCCCACGCTCAGGGCAGAGTTCAGGTCTGCACTCCGGAAGCACTGACCCTTCCCCCTGGGGCAGGACTCAAGCCCCCCAAGGCCTGATGAGCCGTTAGGCTCTTCCCCGGGACACTCCCCATTCCCTCCACCTGGAGCCCGGAGGTCAGCTCCCTGTTTGCCCCAGGGCCCCTGATATTGGGAGTTTTGCATACTTTTGTTTCTCCTGCCAGGCTCTGGAGCTTGTGACGGTGCTGGCGGGCAGCCCCCGCGAGGACGGTCTTGTCTCCCTCCTCACTACCTCTGAGGATGCTGACGAGCCCCGGCGGCTGCAGTTTCCCCTGCCCACAAGCCAGAGGCCACTGGAGCCTGGGACCCCTCACTGGGCCAACTACGTCAAGGGAGTGATTCAGCACTACCCAGGTTTGGGGCCCGGGGCTGGGTCAGATTCCTTCCTGGGCCACAAAGCACGTTAGCTCATCTGATCCACTGTGGGGTAGGCGTGCAGAGTGGAGATTCCCCAGTGGGCAGGGGAGGAGACTGATGCCCCCAGGGGTTCCAGAACTAGCCCTGGGTTGCCCATCCAACGATTggaggagccaggattcaaaccccaaCGTGTTGGTCTCCAGAGTCCTGAATCCGGAGAACTGGGAGACTGTGTCTCAGGACCCTCagggtgggagggtggagggCAGCGGACCCCTTGGTCCAGCAGGTTGGTGACCTCTCACAGTTGAGACACATTCCCCCAGCAGCAGCTGCCAGGCAGTTGCCTCCCTTTGCATCAGAACGCCACATACCCTTCTTGTGTTCATCCTTCCCGGTGGCCCATCTTACTGTCATCCATTCTTTCCCCTGCAGCTGCCCCCCTCCCTGGCTTCAGCGCAGTGGTGGTCAGCTCCGTGCCCCTGGGGGGTGGGCTCTCCAGCTCGGCGTCCCTGGAAGTGGCCACGTATACCTTCCTACAGCAGCTCTGCCCAGGtacctcccagcccccacccagccctgTTTCCCCGAGGTCCTGTGATCAGAGCTTCCTACGCCAACCGTGGCCTTGGCGGGGTAGGGGGGAATCTCCCTGGAACGTCACTGGAGCTACTGCTGCTCCCACCTGCCGACCCCTCGTGCCCCGTCCTGGGCCCCAGCCTCCCCACCTCGCCCTGTGCCGCAGACTCGGGGACAATAGCTGCCCGGGCCCAGGTGTGTCAGCAGGCCGAGCACAGCTTCGCAGGGGTGCCCTGTGGCATCATGGACCAGTTCATCGCACTGCTGGGGCAGAGAGGCCATGCGCTGCTCATTGACTGCAGGTCAGGGGCTCCCCCCTTGGACCTCCCACCTCACAGGAACTCCTGGATGGAGCTTGCACGGCAAGCAGACACCTGGCCTTGTCATCTCCCCTTGCTCCATCTCCACCCCAGGTCCCTGGAGACAAGCCTGGTGCCGCTGTCGGACCCCAAGCTGGCCGtgctcatcaccaactccaacGTCCGCCACTCATTGGGCTCCAGCGAGTATCCCCTGCGGCGGCGCCAGTGTGAAGAGGTGGCCCGGGCGCTGGGCAAGGAGAGCCTTCGAGAAGTACAGCTGGAGGAGCTAGAGGGTGAGTGGAGGGTGGCAGCTGGCTGGGTGCGCTCTGTCCTGGAGACTGCTCGGCACCCCGAGGGGGCTGCTgagtggggcggggcggggcccagATGTACTTCCTCTCGCCTCTCGGAATCTCTGCCAAGGTCTGCCCACTCCTGATACGGCTAACATAGGACTGCTTGATATCTCGATATCGTTTTTTTATAATCTAAGAATTAAATATGCACcgtggaaaatacagaaaagggcaaagaagaaaataacaagcTATAACATTGCTACCCAGAGATGGccactaagctttttttttttttggctgcactgggtctttgttgtgatgatcgggcttctcttgtggaacatgggctccaggcacacgggcttcagtagttgcagcccatgggctcagtagctgtggcgcacaggcttggTTGTtccctggcatgtggaatcttccttgatcagggatagaacctgtgtcccctgcattgtcaggaagattcttaaccgctggaccaccaggaaagtcctactgTTAGcattttgatatatttcttttAGTGGTTTTCTGtacctgtgttttcttttttaaaaatacttaaaatttttttaattgaattatggttgatttacactgttgtgttggtttcatcACCTGTATTTTCAAAGTTGAGTAAATACAGTATTGCTACCTGCCCTTTTATCACCCTTAACTCCCTCAGAACACTCCCTATACCATGAAAGGCTGGTCATCAAcatggcttttttttccccccacaaaagTTTACTCTTAAATGTACAATAGGTACCAAGACAAGACAACACTTCATTGTAGCTATAGGTGGCAACAGATGTTAATGGCAGGGAGTCCAGATGTTTAAACAGGAATGGAACTAAGAATCATCATTGCCTCAGGCACAAGGAACATTTTTTGGCCAGATTTCTTAATTCCTCCTGTGGGCAGGGGGCCTTTCGGCTTTGGCTTTTAGCTCCTCCTCCTGTTTGTGTTTGAATGCCTTATCTTCCTCGTCCCATCTCCTTGGCTTGCTTCTTGGGCTGCATCAGGGGCTTCTTCTTGCCACCTTTGAGGTCCGACATGGTGCCTGCCACCCCTTCCCCAGACCCTGCCACTGGAAGcgattttttttggctgcctggGGCCTTAGtttcggcatgtggaatctttggttgcagcatgtgaactcttagttgcagcatgtgaggccTATTAatagttccctagccagggaacAATCATTGGttccaggccccctgctttgtgagcacagagtcttaggcactggaccaccagggaagtccccatcaacATGGCTTTTTAAAGCTACTGTAGCATTTCAGCATATAGGTGCCCTTTAATTTACTTAACCAGTTTCTGATAATCACATCTAACACTGCGAGGGATGTTTTTATACATAATTCTTTCTCTAcgtttttctcctattttctcaGGATTAGATTGTTTGGAGTAGGATCACAGGGTCAAAAcataacatgtatttttttttttttttttaattagttggagggaTAACATGTATTTTTAAGTTTCCAGATATACATGGCCAGGAAGGTAGTCTGTTGAACAGTTTAAAGGTCATGTAAACATAAACTCATTGAATTCTCTCACAACTCTGTAGGACAGATATTACTCTCATCTTtaaacagtttttatttatttattacttttgactgccctgggcctttgttgctttgcctgagctttctctagttgcggcagtcCGGGGCTGCTCTTGGCTGCGGTGCtgaggcttctcgttgcggtggttCTAGGCATGAGTGCTTCGGtgtggcagctcctgggctcagtAACCGGTGCgcgggctcagctgctccacagcctgtgggatgCTCCCagaccaggactcaaacccatggccccaacactggcaggtggagtcttatccactgcgccaccaggggagtccctctcACTTTTTTGTGATGGGGATATACAGTGAGTGGCAAGGCTAAGACTTGATCCCAGGCAGATCAGCCCGGCCTGCTACCTTCCGGGCCAGGCTGCTGGCCTTAGGAGCTGCCCTCCCTGGCAGTGGGGGGCCCTTTTCAGGGACCCTCTTGTCCTTCGTGGTGAACCAACATCTTTAGACCTTCCCCACCTGCTCTGTGCAGGTGACGGTGGTTGAGCTTTTTACCCTTGAGCACTTGGCtgtttctcccctcctcctcggCCCTTCCATtcgccaccccccccaccccctagcCCTGgaggtctctctctccctcaggaATCGTGCTcctctctgcctgcctttctGTCCTCCGCCTGCCTCCCCACCTTCTGCTTTTAAACATGCCCCGTCTTCTAACATCCTCATATGGAGTCTCCTTCCTATGCCAGTCCTCTGGGAAGGGTGCCCGATGCTCACGACCCGCATTTTCTCCTCTCtgtgtgcgtgctgagtcacttcagtcgtgtccgactctttgcgaccccatggactgtagcctgccaggctcctctgtccgtgggattctccaggcaagaatactggagtgggttgccatttcctcctccaggggatcttccaaacccagggatcaaacccatgtctctttgtgtctcctgcattggcaggcgggttctttaccactcatgccacctggaaagccctttctCCTCTACTCATTTCTGAGTTCTCTGAACCTGCCCGCctgtctcctttctcctctctacTCATTTCTGAATCCTCTGAACCCGGTGGCTGGTCTCCCATGCCACCTGGTACGACAGCTCTCCTGGGGGCTCCCTGCAGAAACCTGGGGGCTGCCCTCGCCAACCCCCCAGTGCTGGATCTGCTTGGTCAGAGCCCTGTTCCTCCTCTGGGGCCTGCCACAGGCTTTGTCCCCACCTCAACTCCAGCCACCACCGCCCCACTGAGGACTCAGATGGGAGTCCGACCCCCATTCCCATCTGGGGTCCTGGAGCCTTCACCTGGCCCTGACGGAACTCATCCTTCTCCTGGGCACCGCTCCTCTGAC
Protein-coding regions in this window:
- the GALK1 gene encoding galactokinase, translating into MAASEQPQVGELLAKARRAFLEEFGAEPELAVSAPGRVNLIGEHTDYNRGLVLPMALELVTVLAGSPREDGLVSLLTTSEDADEPRRLQFPLPTSQRPLEPGTPHWANYVKGVIQHYPAAPLPGFSAVVVSSVPLGGGLSSSASLEVATYTFLQQLCPDSGTIAARAQVCQQAEHSFAGVPCGIMDQFIALLGQRGHALLIDCRSLETSLVPLSDPKLAVLITNSNVRHSLGSSEYPLRRRQCEEVARALGKESLREVQLEELEAGRDLMSMEAFRRARHVVGEIQRTAQAAAALHRGDYRAFGRLMVESHHSLRDDYEVSCPELDQLVEAALSAPGVYGSRMTGGGFGGCTVTLLEASAAPRVMQHIQEQYRGTATFYLSQAADGAKVLHL